The following is a genomic window from Syntrophaceae bacterium.
TCACGCCACTGCAGCCCCGAGGCGTCGCAGTGCTCCACGGCGAAGGACCCCCTGCTATCGGGGCCGTCCCGGACGATCAGGCGCCAGTCCTGATCGAGAAAGGCCTCGATGTACCCCGTCAGCCGCTCCTGGAGATTGAGCGTGTTCTCGTAGGAGAGCAGCAGGGAGCCGCCGCGGACGGTGATCAGGCCGCCGGTCCTCGGATTGTGGAGCAGCAGCAGGAGCCTCTCGGGGGCCTCGGGGACCAGGAAGGCGGCGAACCCCGCCGGAACGGTGCCGGTTCTCTCCCAGCCGTCGCCCGGAAGCTGCACGACAAACCCGTAGCGGTAGTTCTGGTACTCGCCCCGGTCGATCGTGGGCGGCGGCGACGCGCAGCCCGCCAGTATGACCATGCTCAGGAGAATCGCCGTTTTCCTCACCTGTCTCCCCCGGGTTCGACATCAACCGGCTGTCATGCAAATTCCGTGACGGGGGGGACCTGTTAGGCCGGTGCAACGGGTGCTTCGGTTGCAATCCCCGTGGTCCTGTGATAAACGGATTTTATTATGGAATTTGGCAAAATGTTTGCAGGTTAGCCTGTCTATGCCCGTGTTCGAATACACCGCCCTCAACGAGAAGGGCAAGAAACTCCGGGGGATCATCGACGCGCAGAGCAGCGGTGCGGCCAGGCAGAAGCTGCGCGAGAGCAACATCTATCTCATCGAGCTCCAGGAATCGTCGGGGAAAAAGAAGGAGAGCCCCCTGCAGCGGGTTGCCGGCGGATTGTTCGGAAAAGCGGGGTCGCGGGAGGTGACGGTCATGACCCGGCAGCTGGCGACCCTCCTGGGGGCCGGGCTGCCGCTCGTCCAGTCGCTGACGACCCTGATCTCGCAGACCTCGCACCCTCACATGAAGAAGATCCTTGCCCAGATCAAGGAGGAGGTCAACGAGGGGAGCAGCTTTTCGCAGACCCTGACCCATTACCCCGAGGTCTTCCCGGCGTTCTACCTGAACATGGTCCGGGCGGGGGAGGCCTCGGGCACGCTGCACCTCGTGCTCGAGCGTCTCGCGGACTTCAGCGAAAAGCAGCAGGCTCTCAAGGGTCGCGTCCGGGCGGCCCTGGCCTACCCCCTGTTCATGTTCCTCGTCGGCAGCGTGGTTCTGTTCTTCCTGGTCACCTTCGTCGTGCCCAACGTGACGCGGATCTTCGACGAGATGCACCAGACGCTGCCGCTCATCACGATCATCCTCATCGGCGTGAGCCGCTTCCTGGAGACCTTCTGGTGGATCATCGCGGCGGGGGTCGCGGCCGGCGCCGTCTCGCTGCACTATTTTCTGTCGAAGACCGACAAAGGCCGGGCCCTGCGGGACCGCATCCTGCTGCGGCTTCCCGTCATCGGCCCGATGAACCGCAAGATGGCCGTGGCGCGGTTCAGCCGCACGCTCGGGACGCTGCTCGAGAGCGGGGTGCCGCTTCTGGCATCCCTCGAGATCGTCCGGAACGTCGTGGGCAACTCGCTGATCGGCGACGCCGTCCGCCGGGCCGGCAACGACGTGCGGGAGGGGCAGAGCCTCTCGGCGCCGCTGGCCCGCAGCGGCCTCTTCCCGGCGATCGCCGTCGAGATGATCTCCGTGGGCGAGCAGAGCGGCAACCTGGAGCCCATGCTCTACCGGATCGCCGATGCCTACGAGAAGGAGGTGGAGTCGAGCATCACGATGCTCACCTCCCTGCTCGAGCCGGTCATGATCCTCGTCATGGGCCTCATCGTCGGCTTCATCGTGGTGTCGATCCTTCTGCCCATCTTCGAAATGAACCAGCTCGTCCGGTGACTGCCGCCGGACGGAAAGGTGCGGACATGCGAAACGAACAGCCTATTTCCCCGAGAAACCGGACACGGCGCGGCGGCCGCGGGTTCACCCTGATCGAGCTGATGGTCGTCATCGTCATCCTCGGCATCCTGGCCGGGCTGATCATACCCCGGATCATGGGCCGTCCCGACGAGGCGCGCCAGGCCAAGGCCCGGATCATGATCGAGGGGATCGAGACGGCACTGAAACTCTACCGGCTCGACAACGGGTTTTACCCGACGACCGAGCAGGGGCTCCGGGCCCTCGTGGAAGCGCCCACGATCCCGCCCGTGCCCCGGAACTGGCGCGAGGGGGGCTACCTCGAGAAGGGCAAGGTCCCCAAGGACCCCTGGGGGAACGACTTCGTCTACCTGTGCCCCGGCACGCAGGGCGAGTTCGACCTGACCTCCTACGGCGCCGACGGGCAGCCCGGCGGCGAGGGCAAGAACAAGGACATCACGAACTGGTCGCAGGACTGACGAACGCGGAAGTTGCGAAGCTAGGAAGTTTTGAAGTTTGGAGAAGCTGAACGGCATTCCGTCCCTGCCTCTCCGAGCTTCCCAACTTCTCAACTTCATAACTTCCCATGGCAGAGCGATTTGACGGAATCCCATCGAGAGCGCATGAAACGATCGTCGCCGCCGCGGCCTCTCTACGAGAGGGGCTACACCCTCATCGAGATCGTTGTCGTGATCGTGCTCGTCGGCGTGATCCTGCTGCTGGCCGTCCCCCGGGTGCAGGACACCGTGACGGGCGACCGGATGCGCTCGGCCGTGCGGAACCTCGCCGGCGCGGCGCGGGAACTCAGGGCCGAAGCCGTCCGCCAGCAGGTTGATCACTTCCTGCACCTGGACCTGGACCGGCGCGCGGTCTGGAACACCCGGGACGACATGACGGCGGAGGTCCGGACGGCCCGCAGGAACCTGGCCCGGACGCTGCCGCCCGGCGTGCGGATCGCGGACGTCGCAATCACCGACGAGGGAAAGAAGAACCAGGGGGAGGTTGTCATCCGCTTCTTCCGCCAGGGCTACGTCCAGCCCGCTGCGATCCACCTGACCGACGACGAGCGCGCCATGACCCTGATCCTCCAGCCCTTCCTGAGCACCTTCGATGTGAGGGATTCCTACGTGGACGTGTGGCAGAAGTCCAAATAGAACGCTGTAGCGTGCTTGTGATGCATCAATCGCGGCGGGTGACCGGTGAAAAGAGCGCGAAACAACAGGTGTCAGGTTTCAGGTGACAGGTATCAGGTGGAAGAGCGAGAACCCTCTACCCTCTACCCTCGCCCCTCGACGCTTTTTGTTAACCGAAGCGGCGCACGCTGCACGCCGCAAGCTTCTTTGCAACGCGGTTTCACGTTGCTCGAAGTGATGATCGCCATGGCCATCCTGGCCACGGTGCTCGTGACGGTGTTCCACTCCCATTCGCAGAGCATCGCCATGGCCAACGAATCGCGGGCCATGACGACGCTCGCGCTGCTGGCGCAGAGCCGCATGGCGGAAGTCGAGGGCCGGCAGGACCTCCCCATCGGACAGACGTCCGGCACATTCGGCGACGATTTCCCCGACTACACCTGGACGGTGAGCATCACCCAGCCCCAGCTTCCGGGGTCGAGCCTGCTGCGGAAGATCGAGGTCACCGTCGTGCACGACTACTACCCGAAGCGGCCCTACAAGGTCATCCTGTACCGGCCGACCACGTTGAAAACGGGAAGTTAGGAGGATCGGACGCGAAGAAGCGCGGCGTATGAGAGCGAGAAGGCTGCAGGGAAGAAAGGAATCGAGTTGCAGGGTACCGACCACCCCCGTGTCCCCCTTCATGAAAGGGGGAAGAGAAGGCGGCTTCACCCTCGTCGAGATCCTCGTGGCCATCGCCATCCTCGCCGTCGTGCTCTCGACGATCTATGTCTCCTACCTCTCCACGATGCGCATCGTGAAGAGCCTCGAGTACGGGGACGAGATCTACTCCATGGCCCGCATCACCCTGGAGCGCATGGTGCTGGACCTGCAGTCGGCCTGCAAGGACAAGGACGCCTACGAGTTCTCGACGATCAAGGACTCCGCCGGAAGGCTCCCGTTGAAGGGCGTGTCGTTCCTGTCCCGGGCCCACCTGGACTTCAGCGGGCCCGGCGACTCCATGGCCGTGGCCCAGATCAGCTACGAGCTCGAAAGCGACCCCGAGTCGGGCGGGTTCTCCATCGTCCGCCGCGACGTCCTGCGGCAGGGACAGGGCCGGGAGGGGGGCGAAGGCCACCTGCTGTGCAGGCGGCTGCAGTTCGTCAACCTTCGCTTCTACGACGGCAGCGGCCGCGAGTACACCCTGTGGGACAGCCGGTCCGGGTCGGAGGCCCAGCGCAACAGCATCCCGTCGGCCGTCCTGATCGAGCTCGACTTCATCAACCCCGACGACGCGGCCCGGCCGTACAAATTCAGGACGCGATTGCTTCTGCCCGGCTCCGCCAGGATGTGATATGATGTCTCGGCATTTGCGCAACGAGAGGGGAATCGCCCTCATCCTGGTCCTGCTCGCGGTGAGCGTCATCGTGGCGCTCACCCTGCAGATCAACGTCTCCTCGCGGGCGCAGGTGCACGAGGCGGCCAACCTCGGCGACGGGATCCGGGTCCTCTACATCGCCAAGTCCGGGGTCTTTGCGGGGATGGGGCTGCTGT
Proteins encoded in this region:
- the gspF gene encoding type II secretion system inner membrane protein GspF — its product is MPVFEYTALNEKGKKLRGIIDAQSSGAARQKLRESNIYLIELQESSGKKKESPLQRVAGGLFGKAGSREVTVMTRQLATLLGAGLPLVQSLTTLISQTSHPHMKKILAQIKEEVNEGSSFSQTLTHYPEVFPAFYLNMVRAGEASGTLHLVLERLADFSEKQQALKGRVRAALAYPLFMFLVGSVVLFFLVTFVVPNVTRIFDEMHQTLPLITIILIGVSRFLETFWWIIAAGVAAGAVSLHYFLSKTDKGRALRDRILLRLPVIGPMNRKMAVARFSRTLGTLLESGVPLLASLEIVRNVVGNSLIGDAVRRAGNDVREGQSLSAPLARSGLFPAIAVEMISVGEQSGNLEPMLYRIADAYEKEVESSITMLTSLLEPVMILVMGLIVGFIVVSILLPIFEMNQLVR
- the gspG gene encoding type II secretion system major pseudopilin GspG; the encoded protein is MRNEQPISPRNRTRRGGRGFTLIELMVVIVILGILAGLIIPRIMGRPDEARQAKARIMIEGIETALKLYRLDNGFYPTTEQGLRALVEAPTIPPVPRNWREGGYLEKGKVPKDPWGNDFVYLCPGTQGEFDLTSYGADGQPGGEGKNKDITNWSQD
- a CDS encoding prepilin-type N-terminal cleavage/methylation domain-containing protein, producing MKRSSPPRPLYERGYTLIEIVVVIVLVGVILLLAVPRVQDTVTGDRMRSAVRNLAGAARELRAEAVRQQVDHFLHLDLDRRAVWNTRDDMTAEVRTARRNLARTLPPGVRIADVAITDEGKKNQGEVVIRFFRQGYVQPAAIHLTDDERAMTLILQPFLSTFDVRDSYVDVWQKSK
- a CDS encoding type II secretion system protein, with translation MRARRLQGRKESSCRVPTTPVSPFMKGGREGGFTLVEILVAIAILAVVLSTIYVSYLSTMRIVKSLEYGDEIYSMARITLERMVLDLQSACKDKDAYEFSTIKDSAGRLPLKGVSFLSRAHLDFSGPGDSMAVAQISYELESDPESGGFSIVRRDVLRQGQGREGGEGHLLCRRLQFVNLRFYDGSGREYTLWDSRSGSEAQRNSIPSAVLIELDFINPDDAARPYKFRTRLLLPGSARM